The following proteins come from a genomic window of Streptomyces sp. Sge12:
- a CDS encoding glycogen debranching N-terminal domain-containing protein yields MSHPAPPRPAGVPAARRSELPPVHGAVICVAAPCLVISPEHGQLTGRGIDGIYRSGRRLLSRCVLRVGGRDPVAVLGRSLGADRAAFTATVRTGAEPGPDPDIGVERVRHADGTERITLRSFTARPLRLPVEVLLGTDLAELAAVAAGRAGPELPAGVHAAGLRWSTGDAQAVTAAEPPPDDALASAGLLRWQLELAPGESRTIELRTTQHRVVRASAGQVANPLADARAEGDEPRAEAWFRTSVEDLGALLLRDPEVPGDAFAAAGAPWRLGLAPAESLWAARMALPLGTGLAAATLRILARTQTEVRGPGLGRIPGPLRGAGAQLPPGCTGTEATLAFPAVLAEARLWGMPEDEVARLLPAAERCLDWLRGALGEDGLLADPDPGPRRCETQAHAHRAAVLGADLLAACGRPGADEWREWAAALRERFRAGFWIDGPDGGRPASALHPDGRPLPRLTGAAAHLFDTGLLSGGRLAPGLLDRTRAEQLARLLGAPGMDSGWGLRSMAVKEPGHNPFGHRSGAVRAYESAVAVAGLAAAGFEKEAAGLLRGLLDAAESFGYRLPEMFAAEQRTAGSAPVPHPAACRPAAVSAAAGIHALTALAGIRPDAPAGTVALVPLPGAPLGALRLSGLRVAGEPFAVRISRLGLGMVEEAADALQLGG; encoded by the coding sequence ATGTCTCACCCCGCACCTCCCCGCCCGGCCGGCGTGCCCGCCGCCCGCCGGTCCGAACTGCCGCCCGTGCACGGCGCCGTCATCTGCGTCGCCGCGCCCTGCCTGGTCATCTCCCCGGAACACGGCCAGCTGACCGGGCGGGGGATCGACGGGATCTACCGGTCCGGGCGCCGGCTGCTCTCCCGCTGCGTGCTGCGGGTCGGCGGCCGGGACCCGGTCGCCGTACTGGGGCGCAGCCTCGGCGCGGACCGGGCGGCCTTCACCGCGACCGTGCGCACCGGGGCCGAGCCCGGCCCCGACCCCGACATCGGGGTGGAACGGGTACGGCACGCGGACGGCACCGAGCGGATCACCCTGCGCAGTTTCACGGCCCGGCCGCTGCGCCTGCCCGTGGAGGTGCTGCTCGGCACCGACCTGGCGGAGCTGGCCGCGGTGGCCGCCGGCCGGGCCGGGCCGGAGCTGCCCGCCGGGGTGCACGCGGCCGGGCTGCGCTGGAGCACCGGCGACGCCCAGGCGGTGACCGCGGCCGAACCGCCGCCCGACGACGCGCTGGCCTCGGCGGGACTGCTGCGCTGGCAGCTCGAACTGGCCCCCGGCGAATCCCGCACCATCGAGCTGCGGACCACGCAGCACCGGGTGGTGCGGGCCTCCGCCGGACAGGTGGCCAACCCGCTGGCCGACGCCCGGGCCGAGGGGGATGAACCGAGGGCCGAGGCGTGGTTCCGCACCAGCGTCGAGGACCTGGGCGCGCTGCTCCTGAGGGATCCCGAGGTGCCGGGCGACGCCTTCGCCGCGGCCGGGGCGCCGTGGCGGCTGGGCCTGGCCCCGGCGGAATCGCTGTGGGCCGCCCGGATGGCACTGCCGCTCGGTACCGGTCTCGCGGCGGCCACCCTGCGCATCCTCGCCCGGACCCAGACCGAGGTGAGGGGACCCGGCCTCGGCAGGATTCCGGGCCCGCTGCGCGGAGCGGGCGCGCAGCTTCCCCCCGGGTGCACCGGCACGGAGGCGACCCTCGCCTTCCCCGCGGTGCTGGCCGAGGCCCGGCTCTGGGGCATGCCGGAGGATGAGGTGGCCCGCCTGCTGCCGGCCGCCGAGCGGTGCCTCGACTGGCTGCGGGGCGCGCTCGGGGAGGACGGCCTCCTGGCCGACCCCGATCCGGGGCCGCGGCGCTGCGAGACCCAGGCTCACGCCCACCGGGCCGCCGTGCTCGGCGCCGACCTGCTCGCCGCCTGCGGGCGGCCCGGCGCGGACGAGTGGCGGGAGTGGGCGGCCGCGCTGCGGGAGCGGTTCCGGGCCGGGTTTTGGATCGACGGTCCGGACGGCGGCCGGCCCGCTTCGGCCCTGCACCCCGACGGACGGCCACTGCCCCGGCTCACGGGGGCCGCCGCCCACCTGTTCGACACCGGGCTCCTCAGCGGCGGCCGGCTCGCCCCGGGGCTCCTGGACCGGACGCGCGCCGAGCAGCTGGCCCGGTTGCTCGGAGCCCCCGGCATGGACTCCGGATGGGGACTGCGGAGCATGGCCGTCAAGGAGCCGGGGCACAACCCGTTCGGCCACCGCTCGGGCGCCGTGCGGGCGTACGAGAGTGCGGTGGCCGTGGCGGGCCTGGCCGCGGCGGGCTTCGAGAAGGAGGCCGCGGGCCTGCTGCGGGGCCTCCTGGACGCGGCGGAGAGCTTCGGGTACCGGCTGCCGGAGATGTTCGCCGCCGAGCAGCGCACCGCGGGCAGTGCCCCGGTGCCGCATCCGGCGGCCTGCCGCCCGGCCGCCGTGTCCGCGGCGGCCGGGATCCACGCGCTGACGGCTCTCGCCGGAATCCGCCCGGACGCCCCCGCGGGCACGGTGGCCCTCGTCCCCCTTCCCGGTGCGCCCCTGGGCGCGCTCAGGCTCTCGGGCCTGCGCGTGGCGGGGGAGCCGTTCGCCGTCCGGATCAGCCGGCTCGGCCTCGGCATGGTGGAGGAGGCGGCCGATGCGCTCCAACTGGGAGGCTGA
- a CDS encoding DUF4192 domain-containing protein: MTNNHESRIPSDRPSISPSGAATGPQITLRSPAELADALPYMLGFHPTDSLVMVAVHGEGGRFGGRLRVGIPSTPAEWEDTARQVADCLIRGSERRAGKPDGIVVYLCQEPAGEEDGRQVMDRLRPLAQRIRLACGALDVPVLEALCLSAGRFWSYVCPDGRCCPAEGTRLAAVGTSVLAATATFAGLQVRGSLKEIEGRLEPLRGAVADEAERALDRAAAALMPRILDGTTREEVGAETIALARALMRRMTLAPPVEGGALGDDWDDALLGHDEAASLILGLQDREIRDIAAEWMEDEEAAPALRLWRALARRCVGAYAEHAAAPLTLAGWVCWSTGDEPTARIAFGLALRADAEYRFAQLLHHACNEGIDPEGLRQCLREERRRREPRRGRSSAGTRPPGRRGRAASRRGSRRTARSEQ, from the coding sequence ATGACGAACAACCACGAATCGCGCATCCCGTCCGACCGGCCCTCCATCAGCCCGTCCGGTGCCGCCACCGGACCCCAGATCACCCTGCGCAGCCCGGCCGAACTGGCCGATGCGCTTCCCTACATGCTCGGCTTCCACCCGACCGACTCCCTCGTGATGGTCGCCGTGCACGGCGAGGGCGGACGCTTCGGCGGCCGGCTCCGCGTCGGCATCCCGAGCACGCCGGCCGAATGGGAGGACACCGCCCGACAGGTCGCCGACTGCCTGATCCGGGGCAGCGAACGGCGCGCCGGCAAGCCCGACGGCATCGTCGTCTACCTCTGCCAGGAACCGGCCGGCGAGGAGGACGGCCGACAGGTGATGGACCGCCTGCGGCCGCTCGCCCAGCGGATCCGGCTGGCCTGCGGCGCACTGGACGTGCCCGTGCTGGAGGCCCTGTGCCTCTCCGCCGGGCGGTTCTGGTCCTACGTCTGCCCCGACGGGCGGTGCTGCCCGGCCGAGGGCACCCGGCTCGCTGCCGTCGGCACCTCGGTGCTGGCCGCGACGGCCACCTTCGCCGGGCTCCAGGTACGGGGCTCCCTCAAGGAGATCGAGGGCAGGCTGGAACCGCTGCGCGGGGCCGTGGCCGACGAGGCGGAACGGGCCCTCGACAGGGCCGCCGCCGCCCTGATGCCGAGGATCCTCGACGGGACGACCCGGGAGGAGGTCGGCGCCGAGACCATCGCCCTGGCGCGGGCCCTGATGCGGCGGATGACGCTGGCTCCGCCCGTCGAGGGCGGAGCCCTCGGCGACGACTGGGACGACGCGCTGCTCGGCCACGACGAGGCCGCCTCGCTGATCCTCGGCCTCCAGGACCGCGAGATCCGGGACATCGCGGCCGAGTGGATGGAGGACGAGGAGGCGGCCCCGGCCCTGCGGCTGTGGCGGGCCCTGGCCCGGCGCTGCGTCGGGGCGTACGCGGAGCACGCCGCGGCCCCGCTCACCCTCGCCGGGTGGGTCTGCTGGTCCACGGGGGACGAGCCGACCGCCCGGATCGCCTTCGGGCTGGCCCTGCGGGCCGACGCCGAGTACCGCTTCGCCCAGCTGCTGCACCACGCCTGCAACGAGGGAATCGACCCCGAGGGGCTGCGGCAGTGCCTGCGGGAGGAGCGGCGCCGCCGTGAGCCCCGGCGAGGGCGCTCCTCGGCCGGTACCCGCCCTCCCGGCCGACGGGGCCGGGCGGCCTCGCGGCGCGGATCCCGCCGCACCGCGCGGAGCGAGCAGTGA
- a CDS encoding RecQ family ATP-dependent DNA helicase, with translation MNADLRSSADSVLARLVGDPTGAARLREDQWRAIEALVAHKRRALVVQRTGWGKSAVYFVATSLLRASGAGPTVIVSPLLALMRNQVEAAARAGIRARTINSANPEEWEGIQAEVAAGEVDVLLVSPERLNNPDFRDQVLPKLSAATGLLVVDEAHCISDWGHDFRPDYRRLRTMLADLPPGVPVLATTATANARVTADVAEQLGTGAGTDALVLRGPLDRESLSLAVLTLPDAAHRLAWLADHLGDLPGSGIIYTLTVAAAEEVTTYLRHRGHTVSSYTGKTENADRQQAEDDLQANRVKALVATSALGMGFDKPDLGFVVHLGSPSSPIAYYQQVGRAGRGVEHAEVLLLPGREDEAIWQYFASVAFPPEEQVRRTLDVLAQAGRPLSLPALEPLVDLRRTRLETMLKVLDVDGAVHRVKGGWTSTGEPWAYDAERYAWVARQRATEQQAMRDYAAATGCRMEFLRRQLDDEEAAPCGRCDNCAGARFTAEVSTTALDTARGELGRPGVELEPRKMWPTGLAAVGVDLKGRINVGEQASTGRALGRLSDIGWGNRLRPMLAPQAPDQAIPDDVAQAVVAVLADWARGPGGWASGAPDAPARPVGVVALPSRSHPQLIGSLAARIAEVGRMPLLGTLAYTDQAPEFGSVSSNSAQRVRGLHQSLTVPPALAEALAGAAGPVLLVDDRAESGWTLAVAARLLRRAGAKEVFPLVLALQG, from the coding sequence ATGAACGCAGACCTGAGGTCATCGGCCGACTCCGTACTAGCCCGTCTCGTGGGCGACCCCACGGGCGCCGCCAGGCTGCGCGAGGACCAGTGGCGGGCGATCGAGGCCCTGGTGGCGCACAAGCGGCGGGCCCTGGTGGTGCAGCGCACCGGCTGGGGCAAGTCCGCGGTGTACTTCGTCGCGACCTCGCTGCTGCGGGCGAGCGGCGCCGGCCCCACCGTGATCGTCTCCCCGCTCCTCGCCCTGATGCGCAATCAGGTCGAGGCCGCGGCGCGGGCCGGCATCCGTGCCCGCACCATCAACTCCGCCAATCCCGAGGAGTGGGAGGGGATCCAGGCCGAGGTCGCGGCCGGCGAGGTCGACGTCCTGCTGGTCAGCCCGGAGCGGCTCAACAACCCCGACTTCCGGGACCAGGTCCTGCCCAAGCTGTCCGCCGCCACCGGCCTGCTCGTGGTGGACGAGGCGCACTGCATCTCCGACTGGGGTCACGACTTCCGCCCCGACTACCGCCGGCTGCGCACCATGCTGGCCGATCTGCCGCCGGGCGTTCCGGTGCTCGCCACGACCGCCACGGCCAACGCCCGTGTGACCGCCGACGTCGCCGAACAGCTGGGCACCGGGGCCGGCACCGACGCCCTGGTGCTGCGCGGCCCGCTGGACCGGGAGAGCCTGAGCCTGGCGGTGCTGACCCTGCCCGACGCGGCGCACCGGCTGGCCTGGCTCGCCGACCACCTCGGCGACCTCCCCGGCTCCGGAATCATCTACACGCTGACCGTGGCGGCCGCCGAAGAGGTCACCACGTACCTGCGCCACCGCGGCCACACGGTGTCCTCGTACACCGGCAAGACGGAGAACGCCGACCGCCAGCAGGCCGAGGACGACCTCCAGGCGAACCGGGTCAAGGCGCTCGTGGCCACCTCCGCCCTCGGGATGGGCTTCGACAAGCCCGACCTCGGCTTCGTGGTGCACCTCGGCTCGCCCTCCTCCCCCATCGCCTACTACCAGCAGGTCGGCCGCGCCGGCCGAGGCGTGGAGCACGCCGAGGTCCTGCTGCTGCCCGGCCGGGAGGACGAGGCGATCTGGCAGTACTTCGCCTCGGTGGCCTTCCCGCCGGAGGAGCAGGTGCGCCGCACGCTCGACGTCCTGGCCCAGGCCGGCCGTCCGCTGTCGCTGCCCGCCCTGGAGCCGCTCGTCGATCTGCGCCGCACCCGGCTGGAGACCATGCTCAAGGTGCTCGACGTCGACGGCGCCGTGCACCGCGTCAAGGGCGGCTGGACCTCCACGGGCGAACCCTGGGCGTACGACGCCGAGCGCTATGCGTGGGTCGCCCGCCAGCGGGCGACGGAGCAGCAGGCGATGCGGGACTACGCCGCCGCCACCGGATGCCGGATGGAGTTCCTGCGCCGCCAGCTCGACGACGAGGAGGCCGCGCCCTGCGGCCGCTGTGACAACTGCGCCGGGGCCCGGTTCACCGCGGAGGTCTCCACCACCGCACTGGACACCGCCCGTGGCGAGCTCGGCCGCCCCGGCGTGGAGCTGGAGCCGCGCAAGATGTGGCCGACCGGACTCGCGGCGGTCGGCGTCGACCTCAAGGGGCGCATCAATGTCGGTGAACAGGCCTCGACGGGCCGGGCTCTGGGCCGGCTGTCCGACATCGGCTGGGGCAACCGGCTGCGCCCGATGCTCGCCCCGCAGGCTCCGGACCAGGCGATCCCGGACGATGTCGCGCAGGCCGTGGTCGCGGTGCTGGCCGACTGGGCCCGGGGCCCCGGCGGCTGGGCCTCGGGAGCGCCCGATGCCCCGGCCCGGCCGGTGGGCGTGGTCGCCCTGCCCTCGCGCAGCCACCCCCAGCTGATCGGTTCGCTGGCCGCGCGGATCGCGGAGGTCGGACGGATGCCTCTGCTCGGCACGCTCGCATACACGGATCAGGCACCGGAGTTCGGGTCGGTCTCCTCGAACAGCGCCCAGCGGGTGCGGGGGCTCCACCAGTCCCTCACGGTGCCCCCGGCGCTGGCCGAGGCACTGGCCGGGGCCGCGGGCCCGGTGCTCCTCGTGGACGACCGCGCGGAGAGCGGGTGGACGCTCGCGGTGGCGGCCCGGCTGCTGCGGCGCGCAGGCGCAAAGGAGGTGTTCCCGCTGGTGCTGGCGCTTCAGGGATAG
- a CDS encoding ribonuclease HII — translation MPYEAPTHTVERSLRATTGAKVIAGVDEVGRGAWAGPVTVCAAITGLRRPPAGLTDSKLLTPKRRDALLDVLEGWVTAYALGHSSPEEIDELGMTAALRLAAERALGALPVRPDAVILDGKHDYLGPPWRVRTVIKGDQSCIAVAAASVIAKVRRDRMMAALGEQGGGIEDFAFAANAGYPSPVHRAALEELGPTPYHRLSWSYLDALPRWRHLKKVRRSEESMELENGGQLGFDF, via the coding sequence ATGCCGTACGAAGCACCCACCCACACCGTCGAACGCTCCCTCCGTGCAACCACCGGCGCCAAGGTCATCGCCGGGGTCGACGAAGTCGGACGAGGGGCCTGGGCCGGACCCGTCACCGTGTGTGCGGCGATCACCGGTCTGCGCCGGCCGCCCGCCGGGCTCACCGACTCCAAACTGCTCACCCCCAAGCGACGCGACGCCCTTCTCGATGTCCTGGAGGGCTGGGTCACCGCGTACGCACTCGGGCACTCCTCGCCCGAGGAGATCGACGAGCTGGGGATGACGGCCGCCCTTCGGCTGGCGGCGGAGCGGGCGCTGGGCGCCCTGCCGGTGCGCCCCGACGCGGTGATACTCGACGGCAAGCACGACTATCTCGGCCCGCCCTGGCGGGTTCGTACGGTGATCAAGGGCGACCAGTCCTGCATCGCCGTCGCCGCGGCCTCGGTCATCGCCAAGGTCCGCCGCGACCGCATGATGGCCGCACTCGGGGAACAGGGCGGTGGCATCGAGGACTTCGCCTTCGCCGCCAATGCCGGCTACCCCTCGCCCGTGCACCGGGCTGCGCTGGAGGAGCTGGGGCCCACCCCCTATCACCGGCTCTCGTGGTCGTACCTCGACGCGCTGCCCCGGTGGCGCCACCTCAAGAAGGTGCGCCGCAGCGAGGAGTCGATGGAGCTGGAAAACGGAGGCCAACTCGGCTTCGATTTCTGA
- a CDS encoding TetR/AcrR family transcriptional regulator, which translates to MVGSRWSAASPGRRRGPELERAILDAALEQLSTIGWNALTMEGVAAGAHTGKAALYRRWPSKADMVADALRTGLPRIGDIPDCGSVREDLYLLCVRTRDVMHSRAGQALRSVLHECDHMHADRFHGVIWSGLHEPAQRLIRELVGRGIDRGDVRPDATGPFVVDVIPAMLMYRAKVCGSEWEDADIAALIDEVMVPLLRV; encoded by the coding sequence ATGGTGGGTTCGCGCTGGTCAGCGGCGTCGCCGGGGCGCAGGCGGGGTCCGGAACTCGAACGGGCGATTCTCGACGCCGCGTTGGAGCAGCTGAGCACGATCGGCTGGAACGCGCTCACCATGGAGGGCGTCGCGGCCGGGGCTCACACGGGGAAGGCCGCGCTCTACCGCCGCTGGCCGTCGAAGGCGGACATGGTGGCCGATGCGCTGCGCACCGGTCTGCCGCGGATCGGTGACATTCCCGACTGTGGATCGGTGCGGGAAGACCTCTACCTGCTGTGTGTGCGCACGCGGGACGTGATGCACTCGCGGGCCGGTCAGGCCCTGCGGTCAGTGCTTCACGAATGCGATCACATGCATGCGGACCGGTTCCACGGAGTCATCTGGTCCGGTTTGCACGAGCCGGCCCAGCGTCTGATCAGGGAGCTTGTCGGGCGCGGAATCGACCGGGGTGACGTGCGGCCGGACGCGACTGGTCCGTTTGTCGTGGATGTCATCCCGGCCATGCTGATGTACCGCGCCAAGGTGTGCGGAAGCGAATGGGAGGATGCGGACATCGCGGCGTTGATCGACGAGGTGATGGTGCCGCTGCTCAGGGTGTGA
- a CDS encoding MFS transporter, giving the protein MTSSQLATPRIPGAARREGRPGVALAVIAACQLMVVLDATIVNIALPHIQSALDFTTTDLSWVLSAYTLTFGGLLLLGGRAGDILGRRRVFLTGILLFTLASLLGGFAQEPWHLLAARALQGVGGAIASPTSLALITTTFPEGPERNRAFGVFAAVSAGGGAIGLLAGGMLTEWLDWRWVLFVNVPIGVLIAVLTPLFISESERHPGRFDIAGALTSTGGMASLVYGFIRASEEGWRDALTLGSFAAAAVLLALFVVIESRAREPIIPLRMFADRNRTGTYVIMLGLAAAMFGMFFFIVQFVQNVLGFSPIQSGLGFLPVTVAIVTAAGLSQRFLPRFGPKPFMVLGSALTGTGLAWLTFIRTDSSYVSGVLGPMLLFGFGMGLNFVTLTLTAVSGVAPKEAGAASGLLNASQQVGGSLGLSILVTVFGTASRNEATQQVPAFMAQAGPEQIAAFKETGFLPDPWGDLVLTQGISTAFYAAVAMAGLALATALLVIRVRKSDLEALAGTAAEAGPAA; this is encoded by the coding sequence GTGACAAGCTCTCAACTCGCCACACCCCGGATACCGGGCGCGGCACGCCGTGAGGGGCGCCCCGGAGTGGCGCTCGCCGTCATCGCCGCATGCCAGCTCATGGTCGTCCTCGACGCGACGATCGTGAACATCGCGCTCCCGCACATCCAGAGTGCCCTCGACTTCACCACCACCGACCTGTCGTGGGTGCTCAGCGCCTACACCCTCACCTTCGGCGGCCTGCTGCTGCTCGGCGGCCGGGCGGGCGACATCCTCGGGCGGCGCCGGGTGTTCCTGACCGGAATCCTGCTCTTCACCCTGGCCTCCCTCCTCGGCGGCTTCGCCCAGGAGCCCTGGCACCTGCTCGCGGCCCGCGCCCTGCAGGGGGTCGGCGGCGCGATCGCCTCGCCGACCTCGCTCGCCCTGATCACCACGACCTTCCCCGAAGGCCCGGAACGGAACCGGGCGTTCGGTGTGTTCGCCGCCGTTTCCGCGGGCGGCGGCGCGATCGGCCTGCTGGCCGGCGGCATGCTGACCGAGTGGCTCGACTGGCGCTGGGTCCTCTTCGTGAACGTGCCCATCGGCGTGCTGATCGCGGTCCTCACCCCGCTCTTCATCAGCGAGTCCGAGCGCCACCCCGGCCGCTTCGACATCGCCGGAGCCCTCACCTCCACCGGCGGCATGGCCTCGCTCGTCTACGGTTTCATCCGCGCCTCGGAGGAGGGGTGGCGCGACGCGCTCACCCTCGGCTCGTTCGCGGCCGCCGCGGTCCTGCTCGCGCTGTTCGTCGTCATCGAGTCGCGGGCCCGCGAACCGATCATCCCGCTGCGCATGTTCGCCGACCGCAACCGCACCGGCACGTACGTGATCATGCTCGGCCTCGCCGCGGCGATGTTCGGCATGTTCTTCTTCATCGTCCAGTTCGTGCAGAACGTGCTGGGCTTCTCACCGATCCAGTCCGGTCTCGGCTTCCTGCCCGTGACGGTCGCCATCGTCACCGCCGCCGGCCTCTCGCAGCGGTTCCTGCCGCGGTTCGGCCCCAAGCCCTTCATGGTCCTCGGGTCCGCGCTCACCGGAACCGGGCTGGCCTGGCTGACCTTCATCCGGACCGACAGCTCCTACGTCTCCGGAGTGCTCGGGCCGATGCTCCTGTTCGGCTTCGGCATGGGCCTCAACTTCGTGACGCTCACCCTCACGGCCGTCTCCGGCGTGGCACCGAAGGAGGCGGGCGCGGCCTCCGGGCTGCTCAACGCCAGCCAGCAGGTCGGCGGCTCCCTCGGACTGTCCATCCTGGTCACCGTCTTCGGCACGGCCAGCCGCAATGAGGCCACCCAGCAGGTCCCGGCCTTCATGGCCCAGGCCGGTCCCGAGCAGATCGCCGCCTTCAAGGAGACCGGTTTCCTGCCCGACCCCTGGGGTGATCTGGTCCTCACCCAGGGCATCTCCACCGCGTTCTACGCCGCCGTCGCCATGGCGGGCCTCGCGCTGGCCACCGCCCTGTTGGTGATCCGGGTGCGCAAGAGCGATCTGGAGGCCCTGGCCGGCACCGCCGCGGAGGCCGGCCCGGCCGCCTGA
- a CDS encoding DUF4153 domain-containing protein: MSENTGGAGETRPADAANPGATAGDPLAKPAPADGRPTGTHTGTPTGTPMGIPGPPVGAYAGAVAANPWQVQQRSGPPAWSTLVRPAEPAPIRTATLVAVLASGLAAALLLADGMGPGLLIAVVPAVVAAYIAARTARRSARPWSLAWVIGCLALLVIPALRDSAWPATLAILSAVLLGALALHGSRTWPGVLLSPLGFVNSAVSGIGWLLIGLRARSGVSKDRWLPFAKATGVAVVLLVLFGALFASADAAFADLLGDLMPDVSIEDGPVRVVLFALGAVLALAAARTAAAPQRWDRIKVAPGKPRSRVEWALPLIVMNLLFAGFNAVQLAVLFGGYHKVLQSTGLTYAEYARQGFWQLLWATLLTLAVIALALRWAPRSGPGDRRLVRIVLGLLCALTLVVVAAALRRMDLYVDAYGLTRLRVSVAAMELWLGLVIVLIMAAGLFGGRWLARAVAGSVGAAVLAFGLLSPDGMVAERNVARFEEDAKIDLAYFQSLSADAVPALDRLPEPRRSCALRGINDEMAWAGDVPWYAMSLGEYRARQILRERPVTASYEVCSRMGAFGARVES, encoded by the coding sequence ATGTCAGAGAACACCGGCGGAGCCGGCGAAACCAGGCCCGCGGACGCGGCGAATCCAGGAGCCACGGCAGGGGATCCGCTCGCCAAGCCGGCCCCGGCCGACGGCAGACCCACCGGTACGCACACCGGGACACCCACCGGGACACCCATGGGGATCCCCGGCCCACCGGTCGGGGCGTACGCCGGCGCGGTGGCCGCGAACCCCTGGCAGGTGCAGCAGCGTTCCGGCCCGCCCGCCTGGAGCACGCTGGTGCGGCCCGCCGAACCTGCACCGATCCGGACCGCAACCCTCGTCGCCGTCCTCGCCTCCGGCCTGGCCGCCGCGCTGCTGCTCGCCGACGGCATGGGCCCCGGCCTGCTGATCGCCGTGGTGCCCGCCGTCGTCGCCGCGTACATCGCCGCCCGCACGGCCCGCCGCAGTGCCCGGCCCTGGAGTCTGGCCTGGGTGATCGGCTGCCTCGCCCTTCTCGTCATACCCGCCCTGCGTGACTCCGCCTGGCCGGCCACGCTGGCGATCCTGTCCGCCGTCCTGCTGGGCGCACTGGCCCTCCACGGCAGCCGCACCTGGCCCGGAGTCCTGCTCAGCCCGCTCGGATTCGTCAACTCCGCGGTGTCCGGGATCGGCTGGCTGCTGATCGGGCTGCGTGCGCGCAGCGGGGTCAGCAAGGACCGCTGGCTGCCCTTCGCCAAGGCGACCGGGGTGGCCGTCGTACTGCTGGTGCTCTTCGGCGCGCTGTTCGCCTCCGCCGATGCGGCCTTCGCCGACCTGCTGGGCGACCTGATGCCCGACGTGTCGATCGAGGACGGGCCCGTCCGGGTCGTGCTCTTCGCCCTCGGCGCGGTCCTGGCACTCGCAGCGGCCCGCACGGCCGCTGCCCCGCAGCGCTGGGACCGGATCAAGGTGGCCCCGGGCAAGCCGCGTTCCCGTGTCGAATGGGCCCTCCCGCTCATCGTCATGAACCTGCTCTTCGCCGGCTTCAACGCCGTCCAGCTGGCCGTCCTGTTCGGCGGCTACCACAAGGTGCTGCAGAGCACCGGCCTCACCTACGCCGAGTACGCCCGCCAGGGTTTCTGGCAGCTGCTGTGGGCCACCCTGCTCACCCTCGCCGTGATCGCGCTCGCCCTGCGCTGGGCCCCGCGCTCCGGACCGGGCGACCGCCGACTCGTCCGCATCGTCCTCGGGCTGCTGTGTGCGCTGACCCTGGTCGTCGTCGCCGCCGCGCTGCGCCGGATGGACCTCTACGTGGACGCGTACGGGCTGACCAGGCTGCGCGTGTCGGTGGCCGCGATGGAGCTGTGGCTCGGGCTGGTGATCGTACTGATCATGGCGGCCGGGCTGTTCGGCGGACGTTGGCTGGCGCGCGCGGTCGCGGGCAGTGTCGGCGCGGCCGTCCTCGCCTTCGGCCTGCTGTCGCCGGACGGGATGGTCGCCGAGCGGAACGTGGCCCGCTTCGAGGAGGACGCGAAGATCGACCTGGCCTACTTCCAGTCCCTGTCGGCGGACGCCGTTCCGGCCCTGGACCGGCTGCCCGAGCCCCGGCGTTCCTGCGCCCTGCGCGGGATCAACGACGAGATGGCCTGGGCGGGAGACGTGCCCTGGTACGCGATGAGCCTGGGCGAGTACCGGGCCCGGCAGATCCTGCGCGAGCGTCCGGTGACCGCGTCGTACGAGGTCTGCTCGCGGATGGGCGCCTTCGGCGCCCGCGTCGAGTCCTAG